CCGCTGGCGCTCCACTCAAACACATTTTCTTTCCATCCAATTTTATACCATGATTAGCGCATTTGATATATGCCCGTTAACTCAACCTACATTTTCTTGGTTTATAGGCATACAGTCTAGGCATTTCACGCACACTTTAAAACGTTGCTATCTTAAATAATTTTCCTGTAAATGGCAATGGATCCAAACTTTAACCTCTAAAattgatcatttagctatttgattttgaatttttgGAGCCCTGTAGGTATCCCCCAAAAATAACATATTTGCAAAAATATTGAACATTACTGCTTTAGctcatagaaacgcattgaataacacagtCATAAATGTCAAAACAGTCAAAAAATGAATCATAAGGGCTAAGATTTTGAAGTGTCTGTTCTTTAtctataagaaagctcaggaattACTATTATTCTTTTTTGACAAATATTTAACCCACAAAactacttccattcattttttgaACCGGGTTATATTCAGATAGAGACACTTTTGTTCTTGAGATTCTCCCCTTTCCAAAGTAGGGtcttagtttgtagcccaaacggttCAGATGCTACAGACAGAAGAACATGGGCAGTACAGACTTCAGACAGTGCTGCGGCTTGTTGGGGTTGCCGAGCAAAAGGGAGATCACTATCTTCGCTAGAGACTCATCTTTCAATATTAGTTTTGCATGCCAAACCGTTCGGATGTTACAGACTTTGAagtgagaagactgatttttgagacgtctcctggtctgacaaacagacAGCAACTCTGTGGCTATACCACCTTCCACTGCAGATACAGAAGGCTGGCATAGgcagatgcggtggattgagaagTAGCAAGATTTAACAGACAGATTTGGATGAGGAGTTTTAAAATTATGTTAATTCATTTGATGCACCGGTGCATCAATCGACTCTTGGCAGCGATTTGTGAACTTTTACTGTTGAAAAGGAGATTACCCACATTAAAGCAGGGTTCCCCAGATGGTGGCCCGCGGGTGGGTTTTTTAGCCCCCAAGTTCTCTGAgtaattgttggacataaaagatggtaaaaaaatgtaagaaagggttgaaattattatgttttagtcaaacatgaTTACTGTTTGGgattcttgtggtcaatttgcagtctacaaattattagTAAATATGTTCCGGCCCCCGACCATCCTAGTTGATGATCCCAACACTAAAAGGTAAAATTGTATTTTCTTAGACACGACTGCAAACTTCAAGGACACACGTGTATATTTTCTTCTTTCACAGAGAATCATGTTGTCCTTACAGCCCTACCGCTTATTCCTTATTCAACATTctggttatttatatatatatatatatatatatatatatatatatatacagtgtcttgcgaaagtattcggcccccttgaactttgcgacatttcaggcttcaaacataaaaatataaaactgtatttttttgtgaagaatcaacaacaagtgggacacaatcatgaagtggaacgacaacctcactgagctcgagctgttttgcaaggaggaatgggaaaaaatttcagtctctcgatgtgcaaaactgatagagacataccccaaacgacttacagctgtaatcgcagcaaaggtggcgctacaaagtattaacttaagggggctgaataattttgcacgcccaatttttcagtttttgatttgttaaaaaagtttgaaatatccaataaatgtcattccacttcatgactgtgtcccacttgatgttgattcatcacaaaaaaatacagttttatatctttatgtttgaagcctgaaatgtggcaaaaggtcgcaaagttcaagggggccgaatactttctcaaggcactgtatatatatataaaaatatttaTAAATTAGTGGATTAaatgagtggattctgctatttcagccacaccagttgctgacaggtgtatataatcgagcacacagccatgaaatcattggcagtagaatggccttactgaagagctctgtgaatttcatagaatgccacctttccaacaagtcagtttctTTCCTTTCTaacctgctagagctgccctggtcaactgtaagtgctgttattgtgaagtggaaatgtctaggagagacatcggctcagctgcgaagtggtaggccacacaagctcacagaacaggaccgcagaGTGGTGAAGCAAGTAAAAAtattctgtcctcggttgcaacactcactactgagttccaaactgcctctggaagcaacataaGCACAAGAGCTGctagttgggagcttcatgaaatgggtttcgaTGGCCGAgtagctgcacacaagcctaagatcacaatgccCAATGTCAAGCGCCGGCTGGAGTGGcttaaagctcgctgccattggactctggagaagtAGATGAATCAGTCCGactgacgaatctgggtttggcggatgccaggagaatgctacctacctgaatgcatagcgccaactgtaaagtttggtggtggaATAATattgttttggggctgtttttcatggtatGGGCGAGGCCCCTTCGTTCCAGTGAATGGATATCTTAATGTTACAGcgtacaatgatattctagacaattctctgcttctaactttgtggcaacagattGGGGAAGTTCCATCATGACAATGCCCCggtgcacaaagcgagatccatacagaaatggtttgtcgagatcagtgtggaacaacttgactggcctacaaagaggcctgacctcaaccccatcgaacacctttgggatgaattgtgaAGCTGATTGcgagcctaatcgcccaacatcagtgctcgacctcactaatgcttttgtggctgaatggaagcaagtccccgcatcaATGTTCCTACATggtggaacgccttcccagaagagtggaggctgttgtaacAACAATGAAGAGAtcaactccattttaatgcccatgattttggaattagatgttaaacgtgcaggtgtccacatacttggtCATGTTCTGAATCTACAATTGATTTAATACAAAAAATAAATTGGTTTAAAAACAAGTCTTATCTGAATAAAATGTAACACTCTGCAGTCCACATTGTCACACCTATAGGCCTACCTCTTCCTTaaaccataaaaaaaaatattttttttaaattttatttttaaaGATAATATTTCATAGCAAGTTTATAATATACAAAATTATGAATGAATGGGAATATAATTGCAACAATGTTATGTAGGTCTACTGATTTGCCCCATTTCTCACCCACAGCCACCTTTTCCAATGTAACAGCGACCTCCTGTGGCCAGCAATAATCAGGACATCATGTACATTTCTCACCCACAGCCACCTTTTCCAATGTAACAGCGACCTCCTGTGGTCGCCAATGATCAGGACATAATGTACAGCACACACACTCGGGGACAGATTATGTTCCACAGATCGATTAAAACCAGAtcaataaaattgtatttcagAGACATTATGAAAAAGAAACAAACATGACAAAAGTTTTCAGTAGCTATTCACCGGCAAAATAATACACATTTCAACATAGTAAAACATATGAGCAATACAGTCAATATAATCATGAAAAGCAATTGAAAGTGTACACGTATCATTATAGTTTCGAGACAAACTGACATGTAAATCAGGTAGCAGCGCACACAAGGTTTGTTTCTGGGTTCCCAGACAACAGACCATAAACTCTGAATGATGCCAGTAAACGCGTAGGATTGAGGTCACCTTGAATTCCCTTTAGATATGTAAATTGTAAACATGTTTCAGTTTCCTGGTATACATCATTTATCTCACAGGACTATATCATAAAATACCCTTATGTCTACTTTTGCAGATTTTCCTTACAAATCACGACTAATGTTTAACCCTGACGCTATCATAAAATGACTGCACACATTGAACTAAAGAGGACTGCACAAGTTGAATGTTCACACAACTTTCAGTACACTACAAGCTGAAGTATAGGCTATCCAGTTGAAGAATGGGGGGACTGACTCTGACCCTGCTGCTGCTGTGTCTGTCTGGGACTCtcagtgaagatgctggagaagaCAACCTCAATGACATCATGGTACAGATTCAGCCTGAACAGGGACAGGACATAGAGAATGAATACAAGACTCACAACCAACACtctgaacaggaacaggacatagAGAATGAATACAAGACTCACAACCAACACTCTGAACAGGGACAGGACATAGAGAATGAATACAAGACTCACAACCAACACtctgaacaggaacaggacatagAGAATGAATACAAGACTCACAACCAACACTCTGAACAGGGACAGGACATAGAGAATGAATACAAGACTCACAACCAACACtctgaacaggaacaggacatagAGAATGAATACAAGACTCACAACCAACACTCTGAACAGGGACAGGACATAGAAAGTGAAGTTATTTTCAAACAGAATCAAGCACCATCCCTAGCAGAGACAAACGGTAGCTGCCAGCCAGACATGTGTAACCTTCTTAGGCATCTGGGAGCCATGGAGAATTGAGTAACATGGAGGCTATTGTTGCTCTTCTACAGAGAGAAACTGAATGTAATCTAAATCTAATAATTTACTTTTTTTGTTAATATATTAAAATCTTCAGAATACCAAAAAACATATTAACAACTAAGATtatgaattaggctgtttgaCAAGTTTTAATGCCCAAGCAACCTGCCTACATGTTGTTTGAAGTACAATTGGCCAACACAGCTACCAGTAGTAGGTCAAAACTGTCTGTTGggaaaccttggtagagcatgggtgaagTTATAGGCCTTGTGATGCTCATGTGAATTGTCTTTATTTTTGTGTTCAGACCTGCCTAACTTAATAAgacagtttttgtgtttaatAGTTCAAGCAGCCCAGCTCAGAGTCATGGAGACCAAGCTGAGCACCAGTGAGAGCCTGATGAAGAGcatgaagagagagaatgaaggtgATTTACATTTGTATTCTGTCCGGATTGGTAAAGTAACTATGGTGTGAAGTGACATCATTGCTAAGGTCAACAAGGAATAGTTGATCTGTTTTTGGTCTTAATATTAGTTTAAATTCCTGTTTTCCAGTACAGGAGAGGAAGCTTCAAGTATTGTCATTTAGAGTCGACGCCACTGAGTTCAGAGTGGAGCAACAGCAAATCCTGCTGGATGAACtgaggagacagagtgaaggtaGATAATGCTAAATAGACAATAATTACAATGTGGTTATCAAATTGATTTAGCCGAAACTACTGGAAAACAGTGTGTGAAATCGTATACATGCCCTATTCTTTCTTGTGAAGTTGTAATGTACTATTTCTCATAGACGGACCAAAGATTGCTTTTACGGCAGCACTAGGAGGAGATGGCCATACACCGccctctgagagagagaccaacttGGCATTCAGCAATGTCTTCACAAACGTTGGCAATGCTTACAACCCTGGATCAGGTAAAGAGTTGGAAGACACGATGGAAGAACTATAAGAGTGGATTTCTCCCAataatctctccttcctcctgaagTGTCCACTCGTTCACAAGTCCCCACAAAGTTAAAAGGGTGAACCTCAGTAGCAAAGTAGCAAAAGTAGTAGCAAAGTAGCAAAGTAGTAGTTTTTATTACACATATTCATGCACAGTACAATGTATATTTCTTGTTTTAGTTGTTTCTGATCTAATCTCTCCTCTGATAAGGGTGTCTCCCTGCTACTTCTCTATAGGTGTCTTCACTGTATTTACAAGATTATAGTATATATCTCTCCCTGCTACTTCTCTACAGGTGTCTTCAATGTATTTACAaattatagtattatagtatataTATCTTCCTGCTACTTCTCTACAGGTGTCTTCAATGTATTTACAAgattatagtattatagtatataTATCTTCCTGCTACTTCTCTACAGGTGTCTTCAATGTATTTACAAGATTATAGTATTACAGTATATATCTCTTCCTGCTACTTCTCTACAGGTGTCTTCAATGTATTTACAAgattatagtattatagtatataTCTCTTCCTGCTACTTCTCTACAGGTGTCTTCAATGTATTTACAAgattatagtattatagtatataTGTCTTCCTGCTACTTCTCTACAGGTGTCTTCAATGTATTTACAAgattatagtattatagtatataTCTCTTCCTGCCACTTCTCTACAGGTGTCTTCAATGTATTTCTAAGATTATATGATTATCGTagtatggtatatatatatatatatatatatatatatatatatatatatatccatgctACTCCTCTAGAGGTGTCTCAGTGTATTTATAGTATTATAGTACTGATCTCTCCCTGCTACTCCTCTTCAGGTGTCTTCAATACGCCAGTGAAAGGAGTCTACTACTTCAGCTTCTCATCATTTGCCAGTAGCCAGCACAACGTCTGTGTAAGTCTGTTTAAGAATAATGTGCGCATGTTGTCTGCGTGTGATCATCATACAGAGCATGATAGCTCTGATAGTTCTGGTAATGGAGGGACACTACATCTAGAACAGGGAGACCATGTCTACATGACTCTTCATGCTCATTCACACATATTTGCAGACTTCCACAACCGCAGCACATTCAGGGGCTTCCTGCTTTTCAGAACATAAGGATAAATCccatgaaaataaaaatgtaatgtgtttcaaatggcacactattccatatatagtgcactacttttgaccaggacccatatatCTCTGGgaaaaagtagtgctctatattgggattaggttgccatttgggatttaGCCATACTGTATGTCAGCACATTTCCATGGGTAAAATACAATGTTCAAATTAGTAGAACTAAAAATAAATGACACATTTTGTCTGAAAATAACTATTCTACAATAAGAGTTTGTTTGTGAAAGTAGTGTGATATAAAACAAAATGTTTTGACTCTGTCCAAACTCTTTCTGAGAAATGCTCTGTAATGTTTTAAAGGAACTGATTAATGGAAAATGAACACATTTGAGAGATTGCCAAATGATTCCAGAGTTAGCATAGGAATGTTGTGTGACATAAAATATGGATTTTAACTCGAAATATGATGGAATAAACCTGAGATattgtcaaatcaaatgtgtttGTATGTcatactgtatacttcctacgATGCAGGACTTTTGACTCATCTTACAAACTAACATAGGCCTTCAAAATGTATAGATTAAGATTACAATTAGATTCCCACTGGGCACCGGTTGAATCAACTTTGTTTCCacttcatttcaatgaaatgacgttGAACCAAAGTTGGATTGACGTCCGTGTCCAGTGGATTGCTCCCTTGTCTTGATTTATTGGCATCTGTTCATGTTTACCAGGAAATAATAATTCTGCACCATCTGGGTCATTTCCTCTATGATCTACAGAGAGTAATGTGTAGATCATGGTGACTGCTGGGTTCCTAGAAGTGTGTCAGGGCCATAATAAtaagatcttttatttcagagaGCAAAGATCCTTTGTTTTTAGGTCACTTGGTAGCATTTCCTTGTTATGGTTGTTAAACTGATTGTTGGGAAGACTATGCCCCTGACATAAAAGAGGTAGTTATCAAGTCCCGACCATAAAGTTTTAGAAGTTATACATTGGCACAGAGAACAATATACTCTGTGTACTGTAACAGCAACTATTGATCTGTGTACTGATTAGGTATCAAGTCTACTATAAAGTAGAATACTATAAACCGGTGTACACTGTAAATATTCATAAACAGAGCTCAGTATCTTTACTGTAACAGCAACTATTGATCTGTGTACTCATCCTGCTTCATACAGAGAACGACCACAAAGGTAAGTAAGATTTGTACATGTGATTGGACAATGCTTCTGCTATATTTATTACAGAGGGATGTTTCAGCTGTGGCTGACAGACGTTAAACAAGCtttctgcagttgctacatcaatTTTTGTACTTATACATCTTTCATTTTTACAtgtaacctttattgaactaggcaggtcagttaagaacaaattcttatttacaatgattggcctaccccggacgatgctgggtcaattgtgcgctgccctatgggactcccaatcacggtgactgggttatcctctgacaccgcctattatataggcacatcaactctgtactggtaccctgtgtatacagccgaGTTATCTTCACTCATTATTATGACTtgttattacttttctattatttctccattttctttctctctgcattgttgggatgGGCCGTAAGtccaacaatctctccctcaaagtgagcaagacaaagaagctgatcgtggactataggaaaaggagggccgaacaggcccccattaacattgacaggGCTGAACTGTTGCGGGTCAAGAGTTTgggccaaacacaccaagacagttgtgaagaggcacgacaacaccttttccccctcaggagactgaaaatatttagcTTGGGTCCCCatgatcctcaaaaagttctacagctgcaccatcgtgagcatcctgaccggttgcatgaAATGGTCA
Above is a genomic segment from Oncorhynchus masou masou isolate Uvic2021 chromosome 23, UVic_Omas_1.1, whole genome shotgun sequence containing:
- the LOC135510407 gene encoding G-box-binding factor-like — encoded protein: MGGLTLTLLLLCLSGTLSEDAGEDNLNDIMVQIQPEQGQDIENEYKTHNQHSEQEQDIENEYKTHNQHSEQGQDIENEYKTHNQHSEQEQDIENEYKTHNQHSEQGQDIENEYKTHNQHSEQEQDIENEYKTHNQHSEQGQDIESEVIFKQNQAPSLAETNVQAAQLRVMETKLSTSESLMKSMKRENEVQERKLQVLSFRVDATEFRVEQQQILLDELRRQSEDGPKIAFTAALGGDGHTPPSERETNLAFSNVFTNVGNAYNPGSGVFNTPVKGVYYFSFSSFASSQHNVCVSLFKNNVRMLSACDHHTEHDSSDSSGNGGTLHLEQGDHVYMTLHAHSHIFADFHNRSTFRGFLLFRT